The genomic interval CGTGGCATTAGCAAGATTTCTAACCGCACTGATTCGCTGGGGTTTAGTGCACTTAAAGAGAATTTGGTCCTGACCATTGATCAGTTGCAATACAATTCTTGGCGCGAAGTTCTATCTACACGATATGAAGGCCAAAATGCTTTGTTGCGTGTTATCGAGGATTTTCTCAACGCTTATCCGCCAGGTTCTAAGCAGGATCGCCCAGAAATGCAAGTGCATTGCTATTGCGCCACTCGCGCCAAAGCCATTGCAGCGCGGGTTAAGGAAGTCTTAGAAGAAATGCAGCTGTGCTTTTACGGTAATCGTATTGCTGAGCGTCGACGTTATGTTTTGCAGATTGGCGAGCAATATCATTTAATTCAAATGCGTCAAGGCCGGCCCATGATTGATCACTTCGAGCGGGCGGCACATTTATTCAAGAAGCTCGCCAGTCCACAGCCTCATTATTCACAAGTGGTACTGGATAGCCAGGCGCTAAAAGGCACTATTTTGCAGATGATTTGCAAACACTCTAAGCCTGGCGTGTTACAAGTGTTTTATGTTCAGGAAATTGGGCAGCAACAGCAACTAACCGCACAAATTTATCTAATAGATGAGCGCGGCTCTATCATTCGGTGGCGTACGCCAATGTATAACGAAGCAGCATTAATCAACCCGATTCATCATTTTTTACGACAGGTAGAATATCGCCAGAATCGTCATCGCTACGGTAACAAAACGGTACGCGAGCGGCCTATCGAATATTACGAAGTGCAACTACCTAACAAGGAAGAATCCCTGCGGTTACGTCCAATTCGCCCGAAAGAAGGGTTGGGCAAAGGGCGCTACTTCGATGTACACGCGCAAGTGGATTACGATGCTCAAAACCGTTTAGGCTTTACTTTATTCTGCGAGCAGCGGGAATTCAGCCAACTGGAGCATGGCGAGCAGGTTTACAAGGCATTGGTTCGCTATTTAGTTAGCTTGCGTAAACACAATAAACCCTATCCCGTGTACATCACCGATATTGCTATCAGCGACCGATTGCACAATCGTCATTTCAAACAGGTGTTACAAACCGCTACCTACCTGGACTACAAGCACAAGCTTGAGACTCGCCTAAACCAGGCCCTTGCGGAACTGTACCCGGCATAAAAACTAGGCAGAAATCTGGCTTATAGCCCGCTAAATCCCTATAATTCACGGTTTTATGCATAGGCTAAATGTAATGCGCTTTATCTGGGTTGTGAGTTTTTTATTGCTTACCGCGTGTGGGCAGAAAGGGGATTTATATCTGCCTCAAGATTCCGCCAAACCAGTGGAACAAGAATCAGCGCCAGCTACGTCAGCCAATCAAACACGCAGTTAGGATGTAAACCCTGTTATGACCGATGTATTCGATTATCAGAATGGCGAGTTATTTGCCGAGCAATGTGCCGTAAGCGACTTGGCCGATCGTTATGGTTCGCCTTTATATATTTATTCACGTAAGGCATTTAGTGAACATTACTTGGAATATGCCAATGCATTTAAAAATGAAGATGCACTTATTTGCTACGCAGTAAAAGCGAATAGCAATATCGCAGTGCTGAATGTACTGGCAAAATTGGGTGCGGGATTCGATATTGTATCAGTCGGTGAACTTGAGCGTGTTCTTAAAGCCGGTGGAGATCCAAGTAAAATTGTTTTTTCTGGTGTCGCAAAAACCGCTGATGAAATGCGTCGTGCTTTGGCAGTAGGTGTGCATTGTTTTAACGTAGAAAGCGAATCAGAACTAGAACGTCTTAATGCGGTAGCCGAAGAGATGGGCGTCAAAGCGCCCCTGTCATTGCGTGTTAACCCTGATGTGGATGCGCAAACTCACCCGTATATTTCCACAGGATTAAAAGAAAATAAATTTGGTGTGGATATCGATACCGCTAAGCAGGTTTATGCCAAAGCCAAAGGCATGCAGGGTATCGAGATTAAGGGAGTAGATTGCCATATTGGTTCTCAATTGACTCAACTTGAGCCGTTTATGGACGCACTTGATCGCGTTTTGGTGTTAGTGGACGAGCTAAAAGAACAAGCTATCGAACTAGAGCATATTGACTTAGGTGGTGGTTTAGGCGTGACTTATGACGACGAAGTACCGCCGACACCGCAAGAATTTGCAGATGCCGTGTTGCCAAAACTAGCGGGTCGCAACTTAAAATTGGTATTGGAGCCTGGGCGATCCATTGCAGCTAATGCAGGTATTTTCGTCACTCAAGTGGAGTTTCTAAAGAGTAATGGTGATAAACATTTTGCCATTATCGACGGCGGTATGAACGATTTAATTCGTCCTTCCCTGTACAGTGCTTGGCAGCGTATTGTGGAAGTTCAACCCCGTGAAAAAACCCCTAAGCAAAACTATGATGTGGTGGGACCTGTTTGTGAAACGGGCGACTTTTTAGGGAAAGATCGTGAACTAGCGATTTTACCTGGCGATTTATTAGCAGTTAAAAGTGCCGGCGCGTATGGCTTTGTCATGGCGTCCAACTACAATACTCGCAATAAACCAGCGGAGGTTATGGTGGATGGTGATCAATCTCACTTGATTCGCCGTCGCGAAACGATTTCGGATCAGTTAATGTTAGAAGCATTAATTCAAGACTAGGCGATAGCATGCTTTTAAAATTTACTAAAATGCACGGTTTAGGCAATGACTTCATGGTGGTGGATTTAGTAACCCAACACTTTGCGTTTCGCCCTGAATTTGTGCGTCAGTTGAGTGATCGCCAATTTGGTATTGGCTTTGATCAGCTGTTGATTGTCGAGCCACCCAGTAATCCAGAAGTAGATTTTCGTTATCGCATCTTCAATGCAGATGGTAGCGAAGTGGAGCAGTGTGGAAATGGGGCCCGTTGTTTTGCTCGCTTTGTTCATGATGTTCGTTTGACCGCAAAGAATCCAATTAAAGTGGAAACCAGTAGCGGCATTATTGAACTCAACATTGAGCAAGATGGTGATGTGGTGGTGAATATGGGGGCAGCGCGTTTTAGTCCAAGTGATTTACCATTTAATGCTGAGCAAGCAGAGCGCTATCAAGTACAAGTACCATTAAACGACGGTAACTACACAGCTGAATTCGGAGCTGTATCCATGGGAAATCCCCACTGCGTAATGGTTGTTGATGATATTCATAGTGAATTGGTCAATCAATTAGGTCCACAGCTTGAGGGCCATGAGCAATTCCCCAAACGTGTAAATGCCGGCTTCATGCAAATCAAAAACCGTAATGAAATGGACTTACGAGTTTATGAGCGCGGTGCAGGTTGGACACTGGCATGTGGTACAGGTGCTTGCGCGGCGGTTGCCGTTGCCCACAAGTGGGGGTTGGTGGATGATGAAGTAAAAGTAAATCTGCCAGGTGGTGCGTTGACGATTCGCTGGGATGGTGAAGGTGATGTGATTATGAAGGGGCCGGTGGTGCGAGTGTTTGATGGTCGCCTCCAAGTTTAACTATTTGAACGAGTTGCGTTGATCGAGCTGTGTTGCAGACCCTAGTCTAAATCCTCATGTGCTGGAGCACACTGCGGTTTATCCAAGCTTCTGCGCCTTGCTAGCTCTGCCTCACGAGCGTTCAAATGGTTGTTAATTAGATTTTTTAGTTAGACGGCCTCGCACAACGCTTTTAGTTGCTATAAAAGAGCTAACTATTCTTGATAACTTGTTTATCTATTTATATTTGAACACTAAACACTAAACACTAAACACTAAACACTAAACACTAAACACTAAACACTAAACACTAAACACTAAACATAAAAAAGTATTAAAGGGTTTCCATGCAACAGGATGAAAAACAGCTTAGTGAAAAGGAAGTGGCTGCTTTTTTAAAACAGCATCCTGATTTTTTTCGTAAGTTTCCAGATTTAACTGAACAGCTTGATATCCCACATGATACCGGTGGTGCGGTGTCTTTGGTGGAATATCAAAGTCGATTACTGAAAGAGAAAAATACTGAGCTGCATTCACGCTTACAGCAACTGATTGAAAATGCTCGTCGCAACGATCGCTTATTTGAACAGACCCGACGTTTAACTTTAGATTTATTGGATGCTCAATCCATCGAAGAAGTGGAGCAGTCGCTACAAGACAGCATGCGCGTAGTGTATGGCGTAGACTATGCTTGTATTACTTTATTTGTACCCGCCATGAGCATGCAAGCGGTGACTGAAGTCGAAATGCAGCATCAACTATTGCAACATTTTGGACGCAAGCAAGCCATTTGTGGCCAATTAAGTGATGAAGAAATGGAGTTATTTTTCCATGAAGACAATAAAGTAGGTTCTATGGCTGCTTGTTTATTAAAGAATGACTTGGGTATTTTATCTTTAGGTCATCGCAGCGAGGAATATTTTAAAAGCAATATGGATACTTTGTTTTTAGATTACGTTGCAGAGATCGTCAGTCGTCGGCTGGATATCCTTTTGTAAGAAACCCTATTATGTCCTCCTCACTTAAGCTTGCACAGCAGATGCCCGATGTAAAAGTCATCAGCTTTGACTTAGATGATACTTTGTGGGATGGCACTGAAGTGATTGTCAAAGCAGAGCAAGCTATGATGCATTGGATTTCAGTGAATGCATCCAATGTACTTTTGCAGTTTGATAAAGATGACTTGCGCGCTGCTAAAGTAAACTTTGCGAAACAACATCCGGAACTGCTACATAAAACCTCACAATTACGTCAGCGTTTTTTAGAGTATCTATTCGCTCAATGTGATATCGAGCATCCTGAGCACGCTGCCGAGCAATGCTTTCAGCACTTTTATCGTGTGCGTCAGCAGGTGCGCCTATTTGATGCAGTACCGAATACCCTCAAACGTTTAAAGCAAGACTATCGACTAATAGCGATTACCAACGGTAATGCATGTACTAAAACTATCGGCTTGGACAATTATTTAAGTCTTTCTCTAAACGCTGAAGATTTTGACGCACCCAAACCAGATGCTGACATTTTTGAGCATGCATTACATCAGTTAAATATTGAAGCTCATGAGTGTCTACACGTGGGTGATCATCCATTTCATGATATGCAAGGAGCCCATGAAGTCGGAATGCACACTGCTTGGTTAAAAGATGGAACGCGGGAGTGGCCTCATGCATTTCAGCCCGATTTAATTATTTCGGATGTGATTGAATTGATTCAATAAAAAAGGGCTGAAAAGCCCTTTTTTATTGCTTTAATTTTGCTTTCTATTTTATAAGTGCGGCACGGTCAATTTTGATTCCATGTTGCGACTGAATTCAAAATCAACAAAATAATCTGCCCCTGTTGGTGATTTATACTCTGGATCCTTGGTATCAAAGGCAATGACTAAGCGATTCCCTTTGGGAACATCATACGCCGTGGTGACCATATCAAAGTTCAGTTCAATTTTTTCACCCCAAGGCGCTTGCGGTAGTGTAATCACACCATGAGTAATCAAGCGTCCGGTGCCGGTCCAATCCATATCATACAAATACGCCACTAGCTGCATCTTATTATAATGGGGTTGTACGTTTACCTTTATACTAGGATTACCGCGAATCTTCATAGTGCTATCTAGACGATCGCTTTCAAAATAAATACTGCGATAGTCAGATGCAGCGCTTACATCAGCAAGTATAGGTATTTCAAATTGTTCTAGTAACTGTGATAGCAAAGGAATCTGTGTACTGAAGAGCGTTCCAGCCCAAGCGTTAATCGTATTGTCTTTTCCAAACCAAGCATCGTAGGAATAAGTTTCGAGATCGCCGGTATCAAAGGTTGATCGCGGATGGAAGTACAGATCAGTATTGCGGGTTTCTGCTATTGGATAGTCATCAAAGCTTTCATAGCGCCCTTCAAACTTAATACGCATGTTTAATGGCTTGGCATTGCTAAGATCATTGCTTTCTCCTTTTAAATGAATATCAAACCATTTATAAGTGTTTTCCCAAATGAGGTTGTCACCAATGCCAACTAAACTCGGCAGCAGTTCAGCCGTTGCATGAGTGCCGGGTACTAAATCAATATGCTTAGGTCCGGTTAACTGTGAAAACATATCCAGCAATGTGTTTGGTTGAAATAGATTATCGCCATACGCCTTGCCCAGATACACTGCCGTATTATTTTCATTAAGCTGTTGTACATAATTAATTGGGCTGCGAATGGATGCCCAGTCTTTTACGGTAGGAATATTGGCAAGATTTTGATTTTTAATATCATCCCAATGTTGATTGACGATGGGATCCATGTCCCCCAACAAATCACCAGTGAGCGTAAGAATCTCGCCCCAAACTAAACGCGGTGTATTATTTCCGTATAGCGCATCCACTAGGTCGCCCCAACTACTCATGGCCGATACTGCTTTAATGCGATCATCATGAGCAGCACCCAACAGACTTATTCCCGAGCCATAGGAAATACCGGCTGAACCAATGTTATTAGGATCCACTGGGTAATTGGCTATCAAGAAATCAATGACGTTGCTAAGATCCGCCATGTCTTTTGGACCTGCCGTATTAATTTGACCACCGGAGGTTCCCCAGCCACGAGTACTGTAGCTCAGGACGATATAACCTTTTTCCGCTAACTCTCCAGCTTGCTTTAAATATTCATATTCATTTAAACCCCAGCTATTGATGAAAATAATTGCCGGGGCTTGGCCATTAATGTCATTGGGTACAAATATATTGGCAGATAAGTTGACGCCATCATCTGCAATGATTTCTATATCGTCATCTGTTGTATAGGCATCACTTTTTGGAAATACGCCTTGATTAAGTAGACCAGCTGCGAAGCTGATGATGGGTAGTAAACCATCGGCATGGGTAAAATGAGTGGGCAGCAGTAGACACACACTGAGCCCCCATGTGAGAAGAAGCTTTTTCATAAGCGGACCTTATTATCTTTATTGTGAGATGCACGATTGCAAAATCGTTTCTGAAGTTTAGTAGTGCAGGTCAGATCTCACATGCTTTTACAGGACAACTTCTTGCTCGGTTAGGACGTTTTATGGATAAATAGCTGGAGGGCGCTTTTCATTTTCAATCAGTATGGGTATAACGCGCCAGAAGAATAAAAATAATAAAGGTAATGTCGTGTTCGGTTCGGCAGATAAATTAACCCGTGCACCGGGCTTAGGAAAAGGGCATGGCGAGTGTTTATTGCGCTATGGGCTGGATCTTGGCTTGGAGTTGGCAGACATCGTCCATGGTTCTGACGTACCTTTGAATTTTCTTCAGCAGCCTTATGACATTGACGTATCCAGTGAACTGCAGTTGATTGGCAATTTGCTGAGATATACACCACAACCATTTTCCGCTG from Bermanella marisrubri carries:
- a CDS encoding HAD family hydrolase, with the protein product MSSSLKLAQQMPDVKVISFDLDDTLWDGTEVIVKAEQAMMHWISVNASNVLLQFDKDDLRAAKVNFAKQHPELLHKTSQLRQRFLEYLFAQCDIEHPEHAAEQCFQHFYRVRQQVRLFDAVPNTLKRLKQDYRLIAITNGNACTKTIGLDNYLSLSLNAEDFDAPKPDADIFEHALHQLNIEAHECLHVGDHPFHDMQGAHEVGMHTAWLKDGTREWPHAFQPDLIISDVIELIQ
- the dapF gene encoding diaminopimelate epimerase; the encoded protein is MLLKFTKMHGLGNDFMVVDLVTQHFAFRPEFVRQLSDRQFGIGFDQLLIVEPPSNPEVDFRYRIFNADGSEVEQCGNGARCFARFVHDVRLTAKNPIKVETSSGIIELNIEQDGDVVVNMGAARFSPSDLPFNAEQAERYQVQVPLNDGNYTAEFGAVSMGNPHCVMVVDDIHSELVNQLGPQLEGHEQFPKRVNAGFMQIKNRNEMDLRVYERGAGWTLACGTGACAAVAVAHKWGLVDDEVKVNLPGGALTIRWDGEGDVIMKGPVVRVFDGRLQV
- the lysA gene encoding diaminopimelate decarboxylase gives rise to the protein MTDVFDYQNGELFAEQCAVSDLADRYGSPLYIYSRKAFSEHYLEYANAFKNEDALICYAVKANSNIAVLNVLAKLGAGFDIVSVGELERVLKAGGDPSKIVFSGVAKTADEMRRALAVGVHCFNVESESELERLNAVAEEMGVKAPLSLRVNPDVDAQTHPYISTGLKENKFGVDIDTAKQVYAKAKGMQGIEIKGVDCHIGSQLTQLEPFMDALDRVLVLVDELKEQAIELEHIDLGGGLGVTYDDEVPPTPQEFADAVLPKLAGRNLKLVLEPGRSIAANAGIFVTQVEFLKSNGDKHFAIIDGGMNDLIRPSLYSAWQRIVEVQPREKTPKQNYDVVGPVCETGDFLGKDRELAILPGDLLAVKSAGAYGFVMASNYNTRNKPAEVMVDGDQSHLIRRRETISDQLMLEALIQD
- the lptM gene encoding LPS translocon maturation chaperone LptM — encoded protein: MHRLNVMRFIWVVSFLLLTACGQKGDLYLPQDSAKPVEQESAPATSANQTRS
- a CDS encoding DUF484 family protein, with product MQQDEKQLSEKEVAAFLKQHPDFFRKFPDLTEQLDIPHDTGGAVSLVEYQSRLLKEKNTELHSRLQQLIENARRNDRLFEQTRRLTLDLLDAQSIEEVEQSLQDSMRVVYGVDYACITLFVPAMSMQAVTEVEMQHQLLQHFGRKQAICGQLSDEEMELFFHEDNKVGSMAACLLKNDLGILSLGHRSEEYFKSNMDTLFLDYVAEIVSRRLDILL
- a CDS encoding alpha/beta fold hydrolase; protein product: MKKLLLTWGLSVCLLLPTHFTHADGLLPIISFAAGLLNQGVFPKSDAYTTDDDIEIIADDGVNLSANIFVPNDINGQAPAIIFINSWGLNEYEYLKQAGELAEKGYIVLSYSTRGWGTSGGQINTAGPKDMADLSNVIDFLIANYPVDPNNIGSAGISYGSGISLLGAAHDDRIKAVSAMSSWGDLVDALYGNNTPRLVWGEILTLTGDLLGDMDPIVNQHWDDIKNQNLANIPTVKDWASIRSPINYVQQLNENNTAVYLGKAYGDNLFQPNTLLDMFSQLTGPKHIDLVPGTHATAELLPSLVGIGDNLIWENTYKWFDIHLKGESNDLSNAKPLNMRIKFEGRYESFDDYPIAETRNTDLYFHPRSTFDTGDLETYSYDAWFGKDNTINAWAGTLFSTQIPLLSQLLEQFEIPILADVSAASDYRSIYFESDRLDSTMKIRGNPSIKVNVQPHYNKMQLVAYLYDMDWTGTGRLITHGVITLPQAPWGEKIELNFDMVTTAYDVPKGNRLVIAFDTKDPEYKSPTGADYFVDFEFSRNMESKLTVPHL